Proteins found in one Maridesulfovibrio sp. genomic segment:
- a CDS encoding D-alanine--D-alanine ligase has product MHVLLIAGGWSDEREVSLSGAKGIEKALLELGHDVEFVDPAKDFKNILLLAEHADFAFINLHGSPGEDGLIQAMLNQVNCPYQGAEPESSFLTLNKAATKTVFDHHSVRTPRWDLYCAAKGCKESSNIEPPVFIKPNTGGSSLGMTFARTREELENGLETVFKLGDSALVEEFIDGVEVTCGILDGEPLPLIMINPPENAEFFDYHSKYALDGAEEICPAPISAELTEEIQQITAKVHKLLGLSDYSRADFIISEGVPYLLEVNTLPGMTPTSLVPQAAQEAGYPFNELIAKLIELGQKKRK; this is encoded by the coding sequence ATGCATGTTCTCTTGATTGCGGGCGGCTGGTCTGACGAACGGGAAGTATCTCTGAGCGGAGCTAAAGGGATTGAAAAAGCGCTTCTGGAACTCGGACATGACGTAGAGTTTGTAGATCCCGCAAAAGATTTTAAAAATATCCTGCTTTTGGCAGAACATGCTGATTTCGCCTTTATCAACCTGCACGGTTCTCCGGGCGAAGACGGTCTTATCCAGGCCATGCTCAATCAAGTCAACTGCCCCTATCAGGGAGCTGAGCCTGAAAGCTCTTTCCTGACTCTGAACAAAGCGGCAACCAAAACCGTATTTGACCATCACTCAGTCCGCACTCCACGCTGGGATCTGTACTGTGCGGCTAAGGGCTGCAAAGAATCCAGTAATATCGAACCCCCGGTATTCATCAAACCGAATACAGGCGGCTCCAGCCTCGGCATGACCTTTGCCCGTACCCGTGAAGAGCTGGAGAACGGCTTGGAAACAGTCTTCAAGCTAGGAGACAGCGCACTGGTGGAAGAATTCATCGACGGAGTTGAAGTCACCTGCGGCATTCTCGACGGAGAACCGCTGCCGCTGATCATGATCAACCCACCGGAAAATGCCGAATTCTTTGATTACCACAGTAAATACGCCCTTGACGGGGCGGAAGAGATATGCCCCGCTCCCATTTCCGCCGAGCTGACTGAAGAGATTCAGCAGATTACGGCCAAGGTCCACAAGCTACTGGGCTTAAGCGATTACAGCAGGGCTGATTTTATAATTTCTGAAGGGGTGCCTTACCTGCTGGAAGTAAATACTCTTCCCGGCATGACCCCTACAAGCCTTGTCCCGCAGGCCGCTCAGGAAGCCGGCTATCCGTTCAATGAACTGATTGCAAAACTCATTGAGCTGGGACAAAAAAAGCGGAAGTAA
- a CDS encoding phosphohydrolase yields the protein MNKINLIKTPDKRTPGYPPMESTLTPPRPVEIDPAWAVPSASQCMSWWDDYKMLDNIKAHSMLVAKVAVQAATLAVESGIKLDIPTIQASALLHDIAKSYCIHHSGNHSQIGAAWTIQLTGNPAIAMGVLHHVFWPFEPDADKYFLPLVISYADKRVMHDTFTTLEKRFNDLKVRYGRTEKIKQRIHKTFEQALTLEERLGKLIGVDLNACSLDCGRLV from the coding sequence ATGAATAAAATCAACTTGATAAAAACCCCGGATAAACGAACCCCCGGCTACCCTCCCATGGAGTCTACCTTGACTCCCCCACGGCCGGTGGAAATCGATCCTGCGTGGGCAGTTCCTTCCGCCAGCCAATGTATGAGCTGGTGGGATGACTATAAGATGCTGGACAACATCAAAGCCCACAGTATGCTTGTTGCCAAAGTTGCGGTTCAGGCCGCTACCCTTGCGGTAGAATCGGGGATAAAACTGGATATCCCCACCATTCAGGCTTCCGCCCTGCTGCACGATATTGCCAAAAGCTACTGCATCCACCACAGCGGCAACCACAGCCAGATAGGCGCCGCATGGACAATACAGCTCACCGGCAACCCGGCTATAGCCATGGGCGTTCTGCATCATGTCTTCTGGCCCTTTGAACCGGATGCTGACAAATATTTCCTTCCGCTGGTTATAAGTTACGCTGATAAGCGCGTAATGCATGACACATTCACCACACTTGAAAAAAGATTCAATGATTTGAAAGTGCGCTACGGCAGGACTGAAAAAATCAAACAAAGAATTCACAAAACTTTCGAGCAGGCCCTGACTCTTGAAGAGCGGCTCGGCAAACTAATCGGAGTTGATCTCAATGCATGTTCTCTTGATTGCGGGCGGCTGGTCTGA